In Pangasianodon hypophthalmus isolate fPanHyp1 chromosome 1, fPanHyp1.pri, whole genome shotgun sequence, the genomic window CAGTTTATACAGACACACCAGTGCAAGAATGAGAATGAAAGAGTTCCAGCTATAGTGTGCAGGTTAGAAGGCAATATCTAAAGGGCAGAAGTAACTGAGCAGTGCTGTTTATTCTTCACTTTGCAGGGAGTAAAGTCTTGGAGAATGGACAGCTTTTTAAGGAGCTTCTGCAGACTCCCAACTTCCGCATCACTGTCGTGGATGATGCAGACACCGTGGAGCTGTGTGGAGCCCTCAAAGTAAATATCACTCATGCTGGCTGCTTTCCCAGGAAAAGTGTCTTTATATAGGGAGGGCATATGAGCTGCTGCTGAAGTGTGACTCATACACATGCAGCACATATTTAAATGCCCTGGTTAACACAGCAAGAACTCATTTAAACAGAAGTCTTAATTGGGCTTGTTTATATAAGtgaaaatgctttaaatataaAGCTGAAAGGGGTTTACGTTTAAGTTATGGAACTAAAACAACAAATTAGTTTCTGTAATTTCTGTGGCTTTCTGTAATCATAGGTTAAGTATTAAAGTCTGTCTACCTTGATCCCATTTTCTTTTAGCTTACATAGATCCTTCTACAAGTGAAACCCCAAGATTGTTTTaagatgctttaaaaaaaatacactgatcagccataagtcccccttgtgctgccaaaacagctctgaacagttgagacatggactccacaagacctctgaaggtgtgctgtggtatctggcaccaagacgttagcagcagatcctttaagtcctgtaagttgcgaggtggggcctccatgcattggacttgtttgtccagcacgtcccacagatgcttgatcggattgagatctggggaatttgtaggccaagtcaacaccttgaactctttgtcatgttcctcaaaccgttcctgaacaatttttgcagtgtggcgcggcgcattatcctgctgaaagagttCACTGCcgttagggaatactgttgccatgaaggagtgtacttggtctgcaacaatgtttaggtaggtggtacgtgtcaaagtaacatccacatgaaagccaggacccaaggtttcccagtagaacgttgcccagagcatcacactgcctccgccagcttgccttcttcccatagtgcatcctggtgccatctcttccccaggtaagtgacgcacacacactcagccatccacatgatgtaaaagaaaatgtgattcatcagaccaggccaccttcttccattgctccatggtccagttctgatgattacgtgcccattgtaggtgctttcggtggtggacaggattcagcatgggcactctgaccggtctgcagctacgcagccccatacgcagcaagctgtgatacactgtgtgtctgacacctttctgtcagagccagcattaactttttcagctatttgtgctacagtagctcttctgtgggatcggaccagatgggcctTTGCTCTCCCcgcgtgcatcagtgagccttgggtgcccatgaccctgtcgccggttcaccaattgtccttccttggaccacttttgttaggtactaaccactgcataccagaaACACCTCACAAgccctgctgttttggagatgttctgacccagtcgtctagacatgacaatttggcccttgtcaaagtcgctcagatcctcacgcttgcccatttttcctgcttccaacacatcaacttcgagaactgactgttcacttgctgcctaatatatccaacaccttgacagatgccattgtaatgagagactcagtgttattcacttcacctgtcagtggttttaatgttatggctgatctgggtattttttttataaaccatTCATTTAAACTTCACTTTTCTCTACTTTTACTTTTGTTGATTTGTAGTTTTATGTGATTTGATTTCGTTTGACATTTTATGAgcagattttttcttttctttttttaaattgtattataaATTAATGAGCTAAAATTCCATTTTCCTAtgctgtttatttgtattttgtatttatttatcctttttactttgcattttaatggaagagatgtgctttataaataaagtaaaattattattattattattattttttattattattattttgcctcTGCTTTCCAGAACATCGTGGCCGTGGGTGCAGGTTTCTGTGACGGCCTTCAGTGTGGAGACAATACCAAAGCAGCGGTGATCAGGCTGGGGCTGATGGAGATGATTGCCTTTGCCAGACTCTTCAGTAAAGACAGCTCTGTATCCTCTGCTACCTTTTTGGAAAGCTGTGGAGTAGCCGACCTCATCACCACCTGCTACGGCGGACGCAACCGTCGTGTGGCAGAGGCCTTCGTCACGACAGGCAAGGTCTGAAGCAGTATGATACCCAGTACACCAGCATGGGAGAATTTTTAGTGTTACTCCTGTAGTGTTGAAATGTTAAACATGAACCACTGATAATTTAGAGTTTAGGAACTTGTGTTGAGTTTCAGGTTAATGAGCTCATCAGTCTGTGTTTTCTTGTCCTAGAGCATTGAGGAACTCGAGAAGGAGATTCTGAATGGCCAAAAGCTTCAAGGGCCACTAACATCTGCTGAAGTTAACCACATCCTCAAGCAGAAGGGCCTAGTGGAAAAGTGAGTGCGtttgttctcattttttctAATAGCAGGTGTTCTCGAACTTTTAACCAGTGCACAGTGacacagtgatgtgtgtgtgtgtgtgtgtgaatatatatatatatatatatatatatatatatatatatatatatatatatatatatatatatatatacgaggagacgtttatgtagcattttttgGTCTCCAATGTAAAccctttgtaacagttttcaggatggagggctttgtggtttctcagttatatgacaagctgcatttttctgacttattaacttcaagagcgagaaaaaaagaggatgaTGAAAGAGGAAAGACTATTTATAACTGATATACAGGAAATGatgttaaatgtagctataaatgagtaaaaagtAAGACATgttattctgtaataaattaataaaaattgtaagaagaataaaatacttcagtacATGCTGTTATCATTACAGGTCATAtgacaccaccctgtcattgattattttatagtaacagcatgttccactttttttattccttaatcaTTTCCAgtgattgaatttttttttaaaagaagtatGCCTTGTGTCCTAGGTTCCCCTTGTTTACGGCCGTGTATCAGATCTGCTTCGAGGGCAAACCAGTTCAGGACATGATCTCCTGTCTGCAGtctcaccctgagcacatgtgagaGCCTCTCGGAGATCTGCAGTCACGGTGGCCTCGAAAGCAACACATCCACCAGCACCTCTGCCTTCTACTCAGTGATGAGTCCTGAATTGATCATACTTTATCAGTTTacgcacatttacattttaaaagttttcaAGCAGCCTTTTAGTTTTCTTTTGGACTTAACTTGATGGGTTGGGGTCATTCTCAGGGTCTAACAGGTCACAAAGCTGCAAAACGTTTTCACTAATTCCACTAAGTACATGACGCATCAAGTGATATCTACTCAtgttagtgttttttaaaaactattctcATTTAGTATCGACTGCCCTCTTGTGGAGGGCATAACTACTGAATAACTATAGAACGAGGATCATCTTAtattcctctttttatctcacCACCGACAAAAGTGACAGGttgtatcatgtttttaaacttCAGAAACCTTCGAATTAAACCAGCTCAGTGAGGTTTTTATCCAGTATCTAGTGCTGTTGCTGGTCAGAGCCAGTGAGTACTGCACATTTTTTCAAGTTCTCCAGATAGCAGAAGGCAATTTGATGAACATGCTGCTGATGTGCTCACTGGTGATGACCCTTTACACCCAAATACAACTCTGGGGACCATTTTTTCCTGCTGGGCAAAGAAAGGTTAAATACAACCGTATCCCCGTGAAACCACTTTATACCTCTTACCTAGTAATCTGTTTTTAaggcttttttaaatatttttttacaagtGTTTATATCACCTTATCCTGGCTACCCAACAGTGAGAATAACccaccagaaaaaaaacactctactatttatttcactttagtTTGATTTTATTGTGGAGGTCAGTTGGTGTCTTTTGTTCAACAGAAAAAGTCAGTTTTTTTGGTATACACCTTACTgcctatttcatttttttttttattttaggaaaCAAGGGAATGTAGCAGTGCATTAACATCACACTGTGAAAGggttttctcttatttttctcttaaaaaTCCTCGATaatctgaaattaaatgaattgcAGTATTATACTTGTTAATGCTTTTCCAAAATCACTTGTGCATTAACAGCTGTTATGatcatttttaacatcatcTTATTCAAATGTTTAATCTTTTGTATGCTGATTTTACTAATCAATACTAATTAACCAGCACCACTTTAGTTTGATTTCAGTGTGATGTTTGATTTAAATGTCATGAATCAGATTTAGAATAACTTCTTTCTGTCGAAAAGGCTCAGTTTGCTGTTTTTACGAGTTGGAAAGTCTGTGTGCTGTTAGACGTGTCCTTATTTTCAGCCGTCACGTTTGAGTAAGCATCAGGAATGGATGGCTTATGTATTTTTGCTCAGTGGTGCTCACAGATATAATATGATAGTCCATGTTAGCTGCATGTGTGAGATTCATTTCAGACACTCCGATTTCTATGTAAGTAATATTGCAATCTGTGTGTAGACGTGTAAACAGGCCTCACTCCATGTAGTTTTGGTGCTGACTGTCATAATTCTATAAACAGTTTGATTTCCATGTCATTGTTAAACGTCTCCAAGCAACACTGTGTTCTGTTATCGGTGCAAAAATTAGAGCTTCTGTAACGTGTCATTTGTTTGTGAAGGTGAAAAGTGAACTGACTGCGGATTGGCAAAGTAAACATTCACATTTTCTCACAGCCTTGTCTGGTTTAATCAGTCTTTACCATGAAGCTTCTGGTTTGCAAGTCATCAGAAGAGTCTGACCCATGACCACATAATATGAAGAGAAGAGAtgtgaaataataatcatttttattttattcatttatagacCATAATGAAAGAGTTATGTTCCAGTATCTCAATCcttgagaaggaaaaaaaacataaaaactttaGACAGCTCCTTTATAGAAGCTATACATGTATGAACATCTGCTTTTGGCAGAATAATCTGTCTACTACAACAACAAATCTCAATACAGTGATTTCAGCTGAAAACCACCAAACGTTACTTGCTCATAATTTGCATTTTGCTTTAAGCACACCAGTTTTAAACAATGCTAAAATACATAGTTGCCTCCTATCATTTCCAAAAGTATGCAAAACATCTGGCAAGGAAAATATGAATGGTACATTACACATAAAATTACAGCAGGAAAATGTTTTCTACTGAAACTGTAAATGTTGTCATTTTTCTGTCATCGTGACACACAGGATGGACAGCACATATTTTTGCTCAGTGATATTGAAATATTCCTGCAGACATGCCACAATAaagaatttaatcatttaaatactAAACAAAAGACATTAAAGATGTCTTCAATCTGTCTCACGGGAAGGTATTTcaaattattaaacaatttaattaaaaattctaaaattgtgtgtatgtggggtTCCACCATCATATACTTCGGAGAATCCAGTTCAGCTGATTGGTAAAGAATGTCTCagtcttcctcttcctcatcatcaccaaaaGACAAGAGACTGCTGTTCTTCACCTTCACTCCAgactccttcttcttctcctcctcattctcgctcttcttcttcttgctcttGGAGCTAGCGGTTATGCCTTCGAATTTATCTGAGGAACGTTTTGCTGGCTTCTTAAATAGGATTTTTCCGTCAGCAGGAGGCTGCTCATCTgggacaaaaatattttattaatgtttaagttCTGTGCTCAAGGGGGCATTGACTACAGCAAAGGATGATTTTAGACTATCTGTAG contains:
- the gpd1l gene encoding glycerol-3-phosphate dehydrogenase 1-like protein yields the protein MTAPLKVCIVGSGNWGSAIARIIGHNAQKLQRFATSVKMWVYEETINGRKLTDIINTEHENVKYLPGYKLPENVVAVPELRDAAEGADLLVFVVPHQFIRKLCDEMVGCVSKTARGITLIKGIDEGPEGLKLISDIIREKMGIDVSVLMGANIANEVAAEKFCETTIGSKVLENGQLFKELLQTPNFRITVVDDADTVELCGALKNIVAVGAGFCDGLQCGDNTKAAVIRLGLMEMIAFARLFSKDSSVSSATFLESCGVADLITTCYGGRNRRVAEAFVTTGKSIEELEKEILNGQKLQGPLTSAEVNHILKQKGLVEKFPLFTAVYQICFEGKPVQDMISCLQSHPEHM